The stretch of DNA TGCGGCGATCCTGGCGTTGCGCCGGGCGGATAGCGCGCGGGCGCTGACCTATTCCTCCCGCTCGATCGAGCTGGAAACGCGCAAGCCGCACATCGCCTATTATGTGCGCGGAATGGCCAACGAGGATCGGGGCGCCGCGAGCGCGGCCTATCGCGACCTGCAAATGGCGCAGTCGCTCGCTCCCGGTTGGGACGTGCCGGCGATCGAACTGACGCGCTATTCGGTGGTGACGCGCTGAGGCGCTGACCACACGAACGTAAGAAAGTCTTTGGGCGAAGCGTTGCAACGCTGCGCAGGGCCACGCGTTGCCAAAGTGAACCTATCATCCAACAGGAGCACAAGAATGGCCTTCGAACTTCCCGATCTTCCTTTCGCCAAAGACGCGCTAGGCGACCATATGTCGTCCGAAACGCTCGATTACCATCATGGCAAGCATCACAAGGCCTATGTCGACAAGACCAACAAGGCGGTCGAGGACGACAAGCACGGCATCAAAGGCAAGAAGCTCAGCGAAGTGATCAAGCACGCCGCCGAAAAGGGAGAGCAGGGCCTGTTCAACAATTCGGCGCAGGTATGGAACCACAGCTTCTTCTGGCAGTGCCTCGCGCCCGAAGGATCGACCAAGCCGTCCGAAAAGCTGAACAAGATGATCGCCGACGATTTCGGTTCGACCGAAAAGCTGCTCGACAAGTTGCAGGAAGAAAGCGCCGGTCATTTCGCAAGCGGTTGGGGCTGGCTCATTCTCAACAACGGCAAGCTGGAAGTGACCAGCCTGCACGACGCCGACAGCCCGGTCGCCCACGGCATGACCCCGCTGTTCACCGTGGATGTGTGGGAACACGCCTACTATCTCGACTACCAGAATGCGCGCCCCGATTATCTGAAGAGCGTGCTGCACAACATCGTGAACTGGGACTTCGTGAGCGAGAATCTCGACGGCAACGGCATCGCCCGCGCCGATCAGGAAGGCTAACGCACTCCGACCTCGATGCTTCAGAAAGGGCGGTGACTTCGGTCGCCGCCCTTATTGTTTGAGCCGCTTGCCCGTCCGGAAGATGTACGCGATGGCCGCGAGCGGGACGAGGATCGACAGCGCCATCGCAGCCACGCTGGCAACGAGCGGCACGTCGGCGACGCCGTAGAAGGTCCATCGATAGCCCGAGACGAGATAGACGACGGGATTGAAGAGGGTGACGGTCCGCCACGGTTCGGCAAGGGAGTCGACCGCGTAGAAAATCCCGCCGAGAAAGGCGAGGGGGGTGACCACCAGCAGCGGCGCGAACTGCAACTGTTCGAAATTGTCCGCCAAGAGCCCGATCAGGAACCCGAACAGACAGAAACCCACCGCAATCGCGACGAGGAACAGCAGCATCAACAGGGGATGCTCGACCCGAACCTCGACGAACAGCGTCGCGGTCGCCAGCGTGACCAGTGCGAGGATGACCGATTTGGTCACCGCCGCGCCGACGTAGCCCGTGACCGTTTCCAGCGGCGACAGCGGAGCGGACAGAATTTCGTAGATCGTACCTGTGAACTTGGGAAAGTAGATGCCGAAACTGGCATTGGCGATCGACTGGGTCAGCACCGACAACAGGATCAAACCCGGCACGATGAAGCTGCCATAGTCGATGCCCGCCATGTCGCTCATCCGCCCCCCGATCGCCGATCCGAAGACGAGGAAATAGAGCGCGGTGGTAATGACCGGCGCCACGAGGCTCTGCCCCAGCGTGCGCCGCCAGCGCGACATCTCGAACTTGTAGATGGCGTAAAGGCCGCGGGGGTTCATTGCGCGTCCTTCGAACGGTTGACCAACGACACGAAGATATCTTCCAGGCTCGACTGACGAGTCGTCAGATCGCGCCATGAAATGCCGAGCGTATCGAGCTGGCGCATCAGGGTCGGGATGCCGGTCTGCTCGTCGTTGCTGTCGAAATGATAGCAGAGTTCGTGACCGTCATCCTCGAGATCGATGTCGCGGTCGGCCAGTTCGGGCGGCAGGGCGGCGAGCGGTTCGTCGAGGAAGATCTTCAATGTCCGCCGGCCCATCTGGCGCATCAGTTCCGCCTTGGTCCCCAGCGCGACCAGCTCTCCATCGCGGATCACGCCGACGCGGTCGGCCATTTCCTCGGCCTCCTCGATGTAGTGGGTCGTCAGGATGATCGTGGTTCCGTCGGCCCGCAGCTTGCGCACCAGCTCCCACATGTCGCGGCGCAGTTCGACGTCCACCCCCGCAGTGGGTTCGTCGAGAAACAGGACTTCGGGCTCATGGGCGAGTGCCTTGGCGATCATGACACGCCGCTTCATCCCACCGGACAATGTCATCATCTCGGCCTTGCGCTTGTCCCAGAGCGTCAAACGCTTCAGCACCCGCTCCAGATAGGCGTCGTCGGCCGGCTTTCCGAACAGGCCGCGCGAGAAGCGCACCGAATCCCACACCGTCTCGAAGGCATCGGTGGTGAGTTCTTGGGGTACGAGACCGATATGCTCGCGCGCGGCGCGATACTCGCGCTCGATATCGTGGCCCAGCACCGAAACGCTGCCCCCCGTCTTGGTCACGATCCCGCAGACGATCGATATAAGCGTCGTCTTGCCCGCGCCGTTCGGTCCGAGCAGGGCGAAGATCTCGCCTTTCTCGATGGCCAGATCGACGCCTTTCAGCGCCATCGTGCCGCTGTCGTACGCCTTGGTCAGTCCTTCGATCGAAATGACGCTCATTCGCTCTTCTCCTCGAGCATCAAACCGTGGCGGATCAGCATCGGCATATTGGCGGCGGCGAAAATGAAGGTGAGGGGCATTGACAGCCAGATCTTGGCGCCAATCCAGAAATCGGTGGAGAAGTTGCGCCAGATGACTTCATTGAGGCAAGCCATCGCCACAAAGAAAATCGCCCAATTCCGGGAGTATAGCGTCCATCCGCGATGGCTCAGTCCGGGAAAGACGCCGCCGAGGAGCCATTTGAGCGGCACCTTCTTCAGCATGACGCCAACGCCCAGAATCGTCGCCGCCCCCAGATTGTAGACCGTCGGCTTGATCTTGATGAACGTATCGTCGCGCAGCACGATGGTGATGGCGCCGAACCCGAACACCAGCACCGAACTGAACAACTGCAGTTTCGAGAAATGCTTCACCAGCGCGAAATGCACTCCCATCGCCACGACCATGGCAGCCATGAAAGCGCCGGTCGCGATCACGATCCGGTCGAGATCGCTGCCAGGGGCCAGGCGATTGGTGGCGAAGAAGACGACTAGCGGACCCAAGTCGAGCAGCAGTTGCATCCCGCTCGACAGTTTGCGGCGCTCGGCGTCGATCTCGGGCCCCGGGGTGACGTCGGTCATGCGGGGGGCAGCCCCGCGATGGCGCGGGCGACGGCTCGCGGGTCGAAGGGGCGCAGATCGTCGACGCCCTCGCCGACCCCGATGGCGTGGATGGGCAGCCCGAATTTCTCGGCTGCCGCGACCATCACCCCGCCGCGCGCGGTGCCGTCCAGCTTCGTCATGACGAGCCCGGTGACGTTCGCCACATCTCGGAAGACCTCGATCTGATTGATCGCATTCTGCCCCGTGGTCGCATCAAGGACGAGAATCACGTCGTGCGGCGCCTCTTCGTTGAGCTTGCCGAGGACGCGGCGGATCTTCGCCAGCTCGTCCATCAGATAGGCCTTGTTCTGCAAGCGTCCTGCGGTGTCGACGATGAGCACGTCCTCGCCCGTCGCGGTCGCCTGCCTGACACCGTCGAACACGATGGCGGCGGGATCGCCCCCTTCCGGTCCAGCGATGACCGGCGCGCCGATCCGGTCACCCCAGATCTTCAGCTGTTCGATCGCAGCGGCGCGGAACGTGTCCCCCGCCGCCAGCAGTACGCCGTAGTCCTGCTCCTGGAGCAGATGGCCGATCTTGCCGATCGTCGTCGTCTTCCCCGACCCGTTGACACCGATGACGAGCATGACGTGCGGACGGGGAAAACCGTACACATCCAAGGGCTTGGCGACGGGCGTGAGGATCGCTTCGATCTCTTCGGCCAGGATCGTGCGCAGCCCCCGTTCGTCGAGCGTGTCGAACTTGCGCGCGGCGATGGCCTCGCGAATGCGCTTCGACGCCTCGGGTCCGAGATCGGAAGCGATCAGCGCCTCTTCGATGTCGTCGAGCGTCGCGGTGTCGAGCGCCTGCTTGCTCGTCAGACCGCTGATATTCTCGCCGACGCGATCGGCGGTCTTGCGAAATCCGCCCGTCAGCCGCTCGAGCCAGCTCATGTCATTTCCCCCGTCAGTCCCTTGTCGTTCATGCCGACGATATGTGCCATCCCCGTCGTGCCGCGAGCCGCCGCAGTGATGGCGATGGGCGCGAACCCGTCCGTATGCCCACGACCACCGTTTTCGATCAGCACCGGCTGCCGCGTGCCGACCTTGCTCTGCAGCCAGCGCCGTCGATGCGCGGCGGCCGTTGCGCGCAACCGCGCCGCACGATCTTTGATGATCGACCGATCAACCTGCGGCATCCGGGCGGCGGGCGTCCGTTCGCGCGGGCTGTACGGGAAGATATGCGCCGCCACGATGTCGCAGTCCTCGATCAGCGCGAGGCTATTGTCGAACATCGCCTCGTTCTCAGTCGGAAAGCCGGCGATCATGTCGGCACCGACGCTGATCTCGCGCTTCGCCTTCAGTCGTTCGACCAGTCGCACGGCG from Sphingomicrobium sp. XHP0239 encodes:
- a CDS encoding superoxide dismutase, whose amino-acid sequence is MAFELPDLPFAKDALGDHMSSETLDYHHGKHHKAYVDKTNKAVEDDKHGIKGKKLSEVIKHAAEKGEQGLFNNSAQVWNHSFFWQCLAPEGSTKPSEKLNKMIADDFGSTEKLLDKLQEESAGHFASGWGWLILNNGKLEVTSLHDADSPVAHGMTPLFTVDVWEHAYYLDYQNARPDYLKSVLHNIVNWDFVSENLDGNGIARADQEG
- a CDS encoding ABC transporter permease, with amino-acid sequence MNPRGLYAIYKFEMSRWRRTLGQSLVAPVITTALYFLVFGSAIGGRMSDMAGIDYGSFIVPGLILLSVLTQSIANASFGIYFPKFTGTIYEILSAPLSPLETVTGYVGAAVTKSVILALVTLATATLFVEVRVEHPLLMLLFLVAIAVGFCLFGFLIGLLADNFEQLQFAPLLVVTPLAFLGGIFYAVDSLAEPWRTVTLFNPVVYLVSGYRWTFYGVADVPLVASVAAMALSILVPLAAIAYIFRTGKRLKQ
- a CDS encoding ABC transporter ATP-binding protein, whose product is MSVISIEGLTKAYDSGTMALKGVDLAIEKGEIFALLGPNGAGKTTLISIVCGIVTKTGGSVSVLGHDIEREYRAAREHIGLVPQELTTDAFETVWDSVRFSRGLFGKPADDAYLERVLKRLTLWDKRKAEMMTLSGGMKRRVMIAKALAHEPEVLFLDEPTAGVDVELRRDMWELVRKLRADGTTIILTTHYIEEAEEMADRVGVIRDGELVALGTKAELMRQMGRRTLKIFLDEPLAALPPELADRDIDLEDDGHELCYHFDSNDEQTGIPTLMRQLDTLGISWRDLTTRQSSLEDIFVSLVNRSKDAQ
- a CDS encoding inner membrane-spanning protein YciB, whose translation is MTDVTPGPEIDAERRKLSSGMQLLLDLGPLVVFFATNRLAPGSDLDRIVIATGAFMAAMVVAMGVHFALVKHFSKLQLFSSVLVFGFGAITIVLRDDTFIKIKPTVYNLGAATILGVGVMLKKVPLKWLLGGVFPGLSHRGWTLYSRNWAIFFVAMACLNEVIWRNFSTDFWIGAKIWLSMPLTFIFAAANMPMLIRHGLMLEEKSE
- the ftsY gene encoding signal recognition particle-docking protein FtsY is translated as MSWLERLTGGFRKTADRVGENISGLTSKQALDTATLDDIEEALIASDLGPEASKRIREAIAARKFDTLDERGLRTILAEEIEAILTPVAKPLDVYGFPRPHVMLVIGVNGSGKTTTIGKIGHLLQEQDYGVLLAAGDTFRAAAIEQLKIWGDRIGAPVIAGPEGGDPAAIVFDGVRQATATGEDVLIVDTAGRLQNKAYLMDELAKIRRVLGKLNEEAPHDVILVLDATTGQNAINQIEVFRDVANVTGLVMTKLDGTARGGVMVAAAEKFGLPIHAIGVGEGVDDLRPFDPRAVARAIAGLPPA